In Ostrea edulis chromosome 6, xbOstEdul1.1, whole genome shotgun sequence, a single window of DNA contains:
- the LOC125683339 gene encoding uncharacterized protein LOC125683339, whose amino-acid sequence MDIYQQFTRVKCAVVVLGTNMLQSIFLKVKDNFQIRAKLREKLNTREFNPLCMDFMKLYNLCTMDVVDHVRPSEGWGDPYVRPQDASLGDDIKRLKWLYDQLSTTDLCMQSHTKELLTSILKMVTEIINRFSTSENIDFTKCFQRIMSEEDIEQMEKDIKHVMIGETEMMDILRRYRDDSCCSGNTLFTAVKMPRSDRHQNRDALASKCLAPREAPTIPQTSTRPTTTMEKRDRSLGNMSVDKCLSESLTEENKRNTVQRSWSSSSSNTREREFVCSQVYFDFVPPQLNHFEYTMKELACIEKSINRGMGPQSFTPTVSQYLSFTFIHGNHMNLMQASLNLFNAVPEKTENGENKSGIIVLFLDRDITFVTLKEMTECTLKHEAKKGKLFAVVQSEELLKDRAQLRNILKPYCRKQFRTELKVVDVNAGMRKLYNEFDEVAKEVGAIVKSLLSEAKNSCISNDKLISIEQRFSKLQKADKSDDRSRTSQGKRQILLSLKDKGLRGYTFENNTLFLYFQRHITEDVIPQKIRTEFPNLKIIHLDHPLFTCHHNKINAGDKLHPVRNAAMNYGTIGMFCDVYDRVKESRERCCISSAHVISSDQTAYVINGHTELGLCVWPPRPRDNCVNVQDVSVVRIRRNCDFQIDTKISVALFDKDISVLNKRKVFKFGASTKRTTGYVSNTNFVLVMGSEIKVFLIEPEDDESRFSVPGDSGAVVLTKFGEDIEAFSLIFGGVNDIPGLPGNNAIAVDLTKAINNFEDSQNKIIELESLRL is encoded by the exons ATGGATATATACCAACAATTTACAAGAGTAAAATGTGCAGTTGTTGTTTTAGGGACAAATATGCTACAATCCATTTTTCTGAAAGTAAAGGATAATTTTCAGATACGAGCTAAACTTCGAGAAAAATTAAACACAAGAGAGTTTAATCCTCTATGTATGGACTTTATGAAGCTTTATAATCTCTGCACAATGGATGTTGTGGACCACGTACGCCCCTCCGAGGGTTGGGGAGATCCTTACGTCAGACCACAAGACGCTTCTTTGGGTGATGATATAAAACGACTGAAATGGCTATATGACCAATTATCTACAACGGACTTATGCATGCAATCTCACACGAAGGAGTTGCTTACATCAATTCTTAAAATGGTAACTGAAATCATAAATAGATTTTCTACTTCTGAAAATATCGATTTCACCAAATGCTTTCAAAGAATCATGTCTGAAGAAGACATTGAACAAATGGAGAAGGATATCAAACACGTCATGATTGGAGAGA CGGAGATGATGGACATTCTAAGGAGATATAGAGATGATTCATGTTGCAGTGGTAACACGCTTTTCACCGCCGTCAAAATGCCGAGATCAGATCGTCATCAAAACAGAGACGCGTTGGCTTCTAAATGTTTAGCTCCGAGAGAAGCACCTACTATACCGCAAACATCAACCAGACCAACGACCACAATGGAAAAACG GGATCGTTCTCTTGGAAACATGA GTGTAGACAAATGCCTTTCAGAGAGTTTGacagaagaaaataaaagaaacacagtacag CGCAGCTGGAGTTCCAGTTCATCTAATACTCGTGAGCGGGAGTTCGTGTGCAGTCAAGTATACTTTGATTTTGTACCTCCACAACTGAATCACTTCGAGTATACCATGAAGGAGCTGGCATGCATTGAGAAATCCATCAATCGTGGAATGGGTCCTCAGAGCTTCACACCAACTGTGTCTCAATACTTGTCCTTCACATTTATTCATGGAAACCACATGAATTTAATGCAAGCGTCTTTGAATTTATTTAATGCGGTACCAG AGAAAACAGAGAATGGCGAAAACAAGAGCGGGATTATCGTACTTTTTCTGGACAGGGATATTACATTTGTAACC CTTAAGGAAATGACAGAATGCACTCTCAAGCATGAAGCCAAAAAAGGAAAATTGTTCGCAGTTGTACAATCAGAGGAACTGCTGAAAGATCGTGCTCAGCTGAGAAATATACTAAAACCATATTGTAGGAAGCAATTCCGCACTGAGCTAAAGGTTGTAGACGTAAATGCAGGAATGCGAAAACTCTACAATGAGTTTGATGAAGTGGCGAAAGAAGTCGGGGCCATCGTAAAAAGCCTTTTATCAGAAGCTAAAAATTCTTGCATAAGTAATGATAAACTGATTTCCATAGAACAAAGGTTTTCCAAACTTCAGAAAGCAGACAAATCAGATGATCGATCACGGACATCACAAGGAAAAAGGCAGATACTTTTAAG CTTAAAGGATAAAGGACTTCGGGGCTATACTTTCGAAAACAATACcctttttctatattttcaacGCCATATTACTGAAGATGTTATTCCACAGAAAATTCGAACGGAGtttccaaatttgaaaattattcatcTTGATCATCCACTATTTACGTGTCATCATAATAAGATAAATGCTGGCGATAAACTGCATCCTGTCAGAAACGCAGCAATGAATTATGGAACTATTGGTATGTTTTGTGACGTTTACGATCGAGTTAAAGAATCGAGGGAGAGATGTTGCATCTCTAGTGCTCATGTTATATCCTCAGATCAAACAGCATATGTTATCAATGGGCATACAGAACTTGGCTTGTGTGTGTGGCCACCCCGACCCAGAGATAATTGTGTAAATGTGCAAGACGTTTCCGTGGTGAGAATCCGAAGAAACTGTGATTTTCAGATAGATACAAAAATAAGTGTTGCTCTCTTCGATAAAGATATTAGTGTTTTAAACAAAAGAAAGGTATTCAAATTCGGTGCATCTACCAAAAGAACGACAGGGTATGTAAGCAACACAAATTTTGTATTAGTGATGGGTTCagaaataaaagtttttttaaTCGAACCCGAAGATGACGAAAGCAGATTTTCGGTGCCTGGGGACAGTGGTGCAGTTGTTCTTACGAAGTTTGGAGAGGACATCGAAGCATTTTCGTTGATTTTTGGAGGTGTAAACGACATTCCTGGCCTACCTGGCAATAATGCGATCGCAGTGGACTTGACAAAGGctattaacaattttgaagattCTCAAAATAAGATTATTGAGCTGGAATCTTTACGTTTGTGA
- the LOC125647119 gene encoding uncharacterized protein LOC125647119, with translation MAESEPVYKFGSPQEHLPTCDKHTELIDMVCEDCDEFVCTDCVKTDHKDHNWVTLVKAASHRRRQLLGFIKTIKDGKLSDIDRKIENTSTKMKEIEKQSDFEMEKLRKHFDDIIARLTEIKTHHEKTLRDNLIERCEQVNRLKAQYGEQKRNFVESVKFMEENNSMMSDYNFIGNHRELLKLVSGEDDDTTIGEYSLRYTSRDLRGDELDSLMGQTFDLEDISVTEANSFQYSDAAVHNLEALNENECYAKFFKSEYFEHINKQSDKKQKYDVSVEDFSVADTGDVYFTDNRNKAIGRLSPSGSISTVVSTRPLVPGGICQSMDGGLLVTLGDTESNSYMIDSRSRRLVRHMMLTGDVIREYEYREDGQTRLFTEPGKVKQNGNSDICVVNRVSDTTGNVVTLSSSGRLRFVYHGQNLDKDFIPSDVVCDFRCNILVADYYNHRIHLLSPDGEFMKFLMSESNIYGPTALSLYRSILWVGEFNGRVNVIQL, from the coding sequence atggcGGAAAGTGAACCAGTATACAAATTTGGGTCCCCTCAGGAACATCTCCCTACGTGCGACAAACATACTGAACTTATTGATATGGTCTGTGAGGACTGTGATGAATTCGTTTGTACTGATTGTGTCAAAACAGACCACAAAGATCACAACTGGGTCACATTAGTCAAGGCGGCCAGTCACAGGAGGAGACAACTCCTTGGATTCATAAAGACCATCAAAGACGGGAAATTATCGGACATTGACAGAAAGATAGAAAACACATCCACAAAGatgaaagaaattgaaaaacaaagcGACTTCGAGATGGAAAAGCTACGGAAGCATTTTGATGACATCATAGCGAGACTTACAGAAATTAAAACACACCATGAAAAGACTCTGAGAGACAATCTCATTGAAAGATGTGAACAGGTGAATCGTTTGAAAGCTCAATACGGGGAACAGaaaaggaattttgttgagTCGGTAAAATTCATGGAGGAGAACAATAGCATGATGTCTGATTATAATTTCATTGGTAATCACAGAGAACTGTTAAAACTGGTGTCTGGTGAGGACGATGATACGACGATCGGTGAATATTCATTGAGATACACAAGTAGAGATCTCCGTGGTGATGAACTGGATTCCCTGATGGGACAAACATTTGATTTAGAAGACATTAGTGTTACTGAAGCAAACTCATTTCAATATAGTGATGCTGCTGTACATAATTTGGAAGCGTTAAATGAGAATGAATGTTATGCTAAATTCTTTAAATCAGAATACTTTGAACATATCAACAAACAAAGTgataagaaacaaaaatacGATGTAAGTGTGGAAGATTTCAGTGTGGCAGATACCGGTGATGTTTATTTCACTGACAATAGGAATAAAGCCATTGGCCGTCTGTCTCCGTCCGGATCCATCTCTACAGTAGTCAGTACACGTCCACTGGTACCAGGAGGAATCTGTCAGTCAATGGACGGTGGTCTTCTGGTCACTTTGGGAGATACTGaatcaaattcatatatgaTAGATTCCCGCAGCAGACGTTTGGTCAGACACATGATGTTGACCGGTGACGTCATTCGCGAGTACGAGTACCGGGAAGACGGTCAGACCAGACTGTTTACTGAACCAGGCAAAGTCAAGCAGAACGGTAACTCTGACATCTGTGTTGTGAATCGGGTATCTGATACAACGGGTAACGTGGTGACTTTGTCATCGTCTGGTCGTCTGAGGTTTGTCTATCACGGACAGAACCTGGATAAGGATTTTATTCCATCTGATGTGGTGTGTGACTTCCGATGTAACATCCTTGTTGCTGACTACTACAATCATCGAATCCATCTGCTGAGTCCTGACGGGgagtttatgaaatttttaatGAGTGAGAGTAACATTTACGGCCCAACCGCGTTGTCCCTGTATAGGTCTATCCTGTGGGTGGGGGAATTTAATGGCAGAGTAAACGTAATCCAGTTATAA